A window of the Enterobacteriaceae bacterium 4M9 genome harbors these coding sequences:
- the sdhD gene encoding succinate dehydrogenase membrane anchor subunit, protein MVSNASALGRNGIHDFLLVRATAIVITLYIVYMVVFFATAGELTWELWTGFFASAFTKVFTLLTLFSILIHAWIGMWQVLTDYVKPLAIRMILQLAIVVTLLVYVIYGFVVVWGV, encoded by the coding sequence ATGGTAAGCAATGCTTCCGCATTAGGTCGTAACGGAATTCATGACTTCCTGCTGGTTCGTGCTACCGCGATAGTCATTACGCTCTACATCGTTTACATGGTGGTGTTTTTTGCCACTGCGGGCGAACTCACCTGGGAACTGTGGACTGGCTTTTTTGCCTCCGCCTTCACCAAAGTCTTCACGCTGCTGACGCTGTTTTCCATTTTGATCCATGCCTGGATTGGTATGTGGCAGGTGCTGACCGATTACGTTAAGCCTCTGGCGATTCGCATGATATTGCAACTGGCAATTGTCGTGACGCTGTTGGTGTACGTCATTTATGGATTTGTTGTGGTGTGGGGTGTGTAA
- the sdhC gene encoding succinate dehydrogenase cytochrome b556 subunit: MGKTVKKQRPVNLDLTTIRFPVTAIASILHRVSGVITFVAVGILLWMLGLSLSSEEGFLVASSIMGSFFVKFIMWGILTALAYHVVVGIRHLLMDFGYLEETLAAGQRSANISFVITVVFSILAGVLVW, encoded by the coding sequence GTGGGCAAAACCGTGAAAAAACAAAGACCTGTTAATCTGGATCTTACCACGATCCGATTTCCCGTAACGGCTATAGCGTCCATCCTCCACCGCGTTTCCGGCGTCATCACTTTTGTGGCGGTCGGGATTCTGCTCTGGATGTTGGGCCTGTCGCTCTCATCAGAAGAAGGCTTTCTCGTTGCCTCCTCCATTATGGGCAGCTTTTTCGTCAAGTTCATTATGTGGGGCATCCTGACGGCGCTGGCCTATCACGTGGTTGTGGGTATTCGCCACCTGTTGATGGACTTTGGCTATCTGGAAGAAACCCTGGCGGCGGGCCAACGCTCCGCGAACATCTCCTTTGTTATCACCGTCGTGTTTTCAATTCTCGCAGGAGTCCTCGTATGGTAA
- a CDS encoding citrate synthase, which produces MSDKKATLTCNGDTVELDVLKGTLGQDVLDVRTLGSKGVFTFDPGFTSTASCESKITFIDGDEGILLHRGYPIDQLATQSNYLEVCYILLYGEKPTQEEYDEFKVTVTRHTMIHEQITRLFHGFRRDSHPMAVMCGVTGALAAFYHDSLDVNNPRHREIAAFRLLSKMPTMAAMCYKYSIGQPFVYPRNDLSYAGNFLNMMFSTPCEEYKVNPVLERAMDRILILHADHEQNASTSTVRTAGSSGANPFACIAAGIASLWGPAHGGANEACLKMLEEINTVEHIPEFLRRAKDKNDSFRLMGFGHRVYKNYDPRATVMRETCHEVLNELGMKDDLLEVAMELEHIALNDPYFIERKLYPNVDFYSGIILKAMGIPSSMFTVIFAMARTVGWIAHWNEMHDDGIKIARPRQLYTGYTQRDFNSGIAKK; this is translated from the coding sequence ATGTCTGATAAAAAAGCAACCCTTACCTGTAACGGTGACACCGTTGAACTGGATGTGCTAAAAGGCACACTCGGGCAGGATGTGTTAGACGTCCGTACCCTCGGTTCAAAAGGGGTGTTTACCTTTGACCCCGGTTTTACCTCCACCGCGTCCTGCGAGTCCAAAATCACGTTTATCGACGGTGATGAAGGCATCCTGCTGCACCGCGGCTACCCCATCGACCAGCTGGCAACCCAGTCCAACTACCTGGAAGTCTGCTATATCCTGCTGTATGGCGAGAAACCGACCCAGGAAGAATATGACGAATTTAAAGTCACGGTAACGCGCCACACCATGATTCATGAGCAGATAACCCGTCTGTTCCACGGTTTTCGCCGTGACTCACACCCGATGGCGGTAATGTGCGGCGTAACCGGCGCGCTGGCGGCGTTTTATCACGACTCTCTGGATGTGAATAACCCGCGCCACCGTGAAATCGCGGCCTTCCGCCTGCTGTCCAAAATGCCGACCATGGCAGCAATGTGTTACAAATATTCTATCGGCCAGCCGTTCGTGTACCCGCGCAACGATCTGTCATATGCCGGTAACTTCCTGAATATGATGTTCTCCACGCCGTGTGAAGAGTACAAAGTAAACCCGGTACTTGAGCGCGCGATGGACCGCATCCTTATTCTGCATGCTGACCACGAGCAGAACGCCTCGACCTCGACCGTGCGTACCGCTGGCTCTTCCGGTGCAAACCCGTTTGCCTGCATCGCGGCCGGTATTGCCTCACTGTGGGGACCCGCGCACGGTGGTGCCAACGAAGCCTGTCTGAAGATGCTCGAAGAGATCAACACCGTTGAGCACATTCCTGAGTTCCTGCGCCGCGCCAAAGACAAGAACGACTCTTTCCGCCTGATGGGCTTTGGCCACCGCGTGTACAAAAATTACGATCCACGCGCCACCGTCATGCGTGAAACCTGCCATGAAGTGCTCAACGAACTGGGCATGAAGGACGATCTGCTGGAAGTGGCTATGGAGCTTGAGCACATTGCGCTCAACGACCCGTACTTTATTGAACGCAAGCTCTACCCGAACGTGGATTTCTACTCCGGCATCATCCTCAAAGCGATGGGCATTCCGTCTTCGATGTTTACCGTTATCTTTGCGATGGCGCGCACCGTAGGTTGGATTGCACACTGGAACGAAATGCACGACGACGGCATCAAAATTGCCCGTCCGCGTCAGCTGTACACTGGCTATACGCAGCGTGACTTCAATTCAGGCATTGCGAAAAAGTAA
- the nei gene encoding endonuclease VIII encodes MPEGPEIRRAADRLEEAVLGKPLTTVWFAFPQLKMYESLLTGECIDRIETRGKALLTHFSSGQTLYSHNQLYGVWRVIDAGETPDSKRSLRVRLETADKAILLFSASDIEMLDDAGLSTHPFLQRVGPDVLDMTLTVEQVKARLLSPRFCRRQFSGLLLDQAFLAGLGNYLRVEILWQAQLAARHRAVDLTTDQLDALAHACLEIARLSYQTRGEVDENRHHGALFRFHVFHRDGKPCERCGATIEKTSLASRPFYWCAQCQK; translated from the coding sequence ATGCCTGAAGGCCCGGAGATCCGTCGCGCGGCGGATCGGCTGGAGGAGGCGGTACTTGGCAAACCGCTGACCACTGTCTGGTTTGCCTTTCCTCAGTTAAAAATGTACGAGTCGCTTTTAACCGGTGAGTGCATAGACCGTATTGAAACCCGCGGCAAAGCGTTGCTGACTCACTTTTCGAGTGGACAAACGCTCTACAGCCATAACCAGCTTTACGGCGTATGGCGCGTCATTGATGCTGGCGAAACGCCCGACAGTAAACGCAGCCTGCGGGTACGCCTTGAGACCGCGGATAAGGCGATTTTACTGTTCAGCGCCTCGGATATCGAAATGCTGGACGACGCAGGGCTGTCCACGCACCCGTTTTTACAGCGCGTTGGGCCAGACGTGCTGGATATGACGCTCACCGTGGAGCAGGTGAAAGCGCGATTATTGTCACCACGCTTTTGCCGCCGCCAGTTTTCGGGGTTGCTGCTCGACCAGGCGTTTCTGGCAGGGCTGGGCAACTACCTGCGGGTGGAAATCCTCTGGCAGGCACAGCTGGCCGCCCGGCACCGAGCTGTGGATTTGACGACTGACCAGCTGGATGCATTAGCCCACGCCTGCCTTGAAATAGCTCGCCTCTCCTACCAGACCCGCGGTGAAGTGGATGAAAACCGCCACCACGGCGCACTGTTTCGTTTCCATGTATTTCATCGTGACGGTAAGCCGTGCGAACGCTGCGGCGCAACGATTGAAAAAACCTCGCTGGCGTCACGACCCTTTTACTGGTGTGCGCAGTGCCAGAAGTGA
- a CDS encoding biotin-dependent carboxyltransferase family protein yields the protein MLKVIRAGMQTTVQDQGRSGYRLDGVSRSGALDIPSLMIANALVGNAPEAAALEITLGKCQFAFTRDGWFALSGADCEATLDGKPVWTGWRQRAKAGQQLQLNLPHRGMRSYLAVAGGLDVPVVMGSRSTDLKGGFGGFLGRELRDGDEIPALAGRDFTEACGVKQLLWSNRIRALPGPEYQEFSREAQENFWRLPWQLSAQSNRMGYRLHGQTLARAEQRELTSHGLLPGVVQVPHNGQPIVLMNDAQTTGGYPRIACIIAADLHSLAQVRLGEPIHFVQCSLEDALKVRREQQMYLSQLTWQLNGEPGV from the coding sequence GTGCTGAAGGTTATTCGTGCCGGGATGCAAACCACGGTTCAGGACCAGGGGCGTAGCGGTTATCGGCTTGACGGCGTGAGCCGCAGCGGAGCGCTGGATATACCTTCGCTGATGATTGCGAATGCGCTGGTGGGCAATGCGCCTGAGGCCGCAGCACTTGAGATAACGCTTGGTAAATGCCAGTTTGCGTTTACTCGTGACGGCTGGTTTGCGCTAAGCGGGGCTGACTGTGAGGCAACGCTTGATGGTAAGCCGGTGTGGACCGGCTGGCGCCAGCGGGCAAAAGCCGGGCAACAACTGCAGCTTAACCTGCCACACCGTGGTATGCGCAGTTACCTCGCCGTTGCCGGTGGGTTGGATGTGCCTGTGGTGATGGGCTCGCGCAGTACTGACCTTAAGGGCGGCTTTGGTGGTTTTCTAGGGCGGGAACTGCGTGATGGCGACGAAATCCCAGCTCTGGCAGGACGCGACTTCACCGAAGCGTGCGGTGTAAAACAGCTTTTATGGAGCAATCGCATCCGTGCGCTGCCGGGGCCGGAATATCAGGAGTTTAGCCGTGAGGCACAGGAAAACTTCTGGCGCTTGCCGTGGCAGTTGAGTGCACAAAGTAACCGCATGGGCTATCGCCTGCATGGTCAGACGCTGGCGCGTGCCGAGCAGCGCGAGTTGACCTCCCATGGTTTGCTGCCAGGCGTGGTTCAGGTGCCGCACAACGGCCAGCCAATTGTGTTGATGAATGATGCCCAGACCACCGGCGGTTATCCGCGCATTGCCTGCATTATTGCCGCTGATTTACACAGTCTGGCGCAGGTGCGCCTCGGAGAACCCATCCACTTTGTGCAATGCTCGCTGGAAGATGCGCTGAAAGTGCGGCGTGAGCAGCAGATGTACCTCAGTCAACTGACCTGGCAGCTTAACGGTGAGCCAGGCGTTTAA
- the pxpB gene encoding 5-oxoprolinase subunit PxpB — MQRARCYLLGESAVVLELEPPVSLQSQKRIWGLVHRLADQPSVVEAIAGMNNLTVVLRDPQSNALDAIERLQRWWEESDVVEPTSRRLEIPVVYGKEAGPDLGFVAQHTGLSERQVVEQHSGVDYVVWLLGFQPGFPYLGGLSGKLVVPRRAEPRLMVPAGSVGIGGGQTGIYPLDTPGGWQLIGRTPLRLFDPSRESPALLSPGDTVRFIPQKEGVC, encoded by the coding sequence GTGCAACGAGCGCGCTGTTATCTGCTGGGAGAGAGTGCGGTGGTGCTGGAACTGGAGCCGCCGGTTTCCCTGCAAAGTCAGAAACGTATCTGGGGGCTGGTGCATCGCCTGGCTGACCAGCCTTCGGTAGTGGAAGCCATTGCGGGTATGAATAACCTGACGGTGGTCTTACGCGATCCTCAGAGCAACGCGCTTGATGCCATCGAGCGCCTGCAGCGCTGGTGGGAGGAAAGCGACGTGGTTGAGCCAACCTCCCGGCGCCTGGAAATTCCGGTGGTGTATGGTAAAGAGGCGGGACCGGATCTCGGGTTTGTGGCGCAACACACAGGACTGAGCGAGCGTCAGGTGGTGGAGCAGCATTCTGGCGTGGATTATGTGGTCTGGTTGCTGGGTTTTCAGCCGGGCTTCCCTTATCTCGGTGGGCTGTCCGGTAAACTTGTGGTGCCACGGCGCGCGGAGCCGAGGCTGATGGTGCCCGCAGGGTCGGTCGGCATAGGCGGGGGCCAGACCGGGATTTATCCGCTGGATACGCCAGGCGGTTGGCAGCTGATTGGCCGCACACCGCTGCGTTTATTTGACCCAAGCCGGGAAAGTCCGGCGTTGTTAAGCCCGGGCGATACCGTGCGCTTTATTCCACAGAAGGAGGGCGTGTGCTGA
- a CDS encoding type 2 GTP cyclohydrolase I has protein sequence MKNVELEALINEKLNSAAFSDYAPNGLQVEGREAIQKVIVGVSASQALVDEAVRQQADAIIVHHGYFWKNESPVIRGMKRHRLKALLENDINLYGWHLPLDAHPELGNNVQLANLLGIDVKGEIEPLVLWGEMNLPVPGLELASWLEARLGRRPLWCGDTGPEVVKRVAWCTGGGQGYIDAAARFGVDAFITGEVSEQTIHSAREQGLHFYAAGHHATERGGIRALGEWLDANSELDVTFIDIPNPA, from the coding sequence ATGAAAAATGTTGAACTGGAAGCGCTGATTAACGAGAAACTTAACAGCGCGGCCTTCAGTGATTACGCGCCAAACGGTTTACAGGTAGAAGGTCGTGAGGCAATCCAAAAGGTGATTGTCGGCGTGAGTGCCAGCCAGGCGCTGGTGGATGAAGCCGTGCGTCAGCAGGCTGATGCCATCATCGTCCACCACGGCTATTTCTGGAAGAACGAATCGCCGGTGATTCGCGGCATGAAGCGCCATCGCCTGAAGGCGTTGCTGGAGAATGATATCAACCTTTACGGCTGGCACCTGCCGCTTGATGCGCACCCTGAACTGGGCAACAACGTGCAACTGGCTAACCTGCTGGGCATTGACGTGAAGGGCGAGATTGAGCCGCTGGTGCTGTGGGGTGAAATGAACCTGCCAGTACCGGGCCTGGAACTGGCATCCTGGCTGGAAGCGCGACTGGGGCGTCGGCCACTGTGGTGTGGTGATACCGGCCCGGAGGTGGTTAAGCGTGTAGCCTGGTGCACCGGCGGTGGGCAGGGTTACATTGACGCGGCAGCGCGGTTTGGCGTTGACGCCTTCATTACTGGTGAAGTCTCCGAGCAGACTATCCATTCGGCGCGTGAACAAGGGCTGCACTTTTACGCGGCAGGCCATCATGCGACCGAGCGCGGTGGCATTCGGGCACTCGGTGAATGGCTGGATGCTAACAGCGAGCTGGACGTCACCTTTATTGATATCCCTAATCCGGCCTGA